From Alloacidobacterium dinghuense:
GTCGCCGGTGAGCATCACTACGTGCAGGCCTTCGCGATGCAGTCGACGAATGGCCTCGATCGAGGTTGGCTTGACTGTATCAGCGACGACAATCATTCCTGCAAGTTCGCCGTCGATCGATACCCACAGCGGCGTCCGGCCTTGTTCTGCCGCCTCATCAGCAGCCCGAGTCAGCGGCGCGACGGAGACGCTGTGCCCCTGCATCAGCTTCACATTGCCGATCAGGGCTGCATGCCCTTCAACGATTCCCACAACGCCCTGACCCGTCAGCGACTCGAATTCCTCCGGCCGCTGCAGCGTCAGACCGTTCTGCGTTGCATGGCGAACGACGGCCTCACCCAACGGGTGCTCGCTGGCGCGCTCGAGTGCCGCAGCGACGGAAAGGACCCGATCCTGAGAAAAGCTACTCGACGGGCTGAGCACCACCTTTGTGACCTCTGGACGTCCTGCCGTGATAGTCCCCGTCTTGTCGAGCACCACAGTATCAATCTTTTCCAGTCGCTGGAGCGCTTCGCCTCCCTTGATGAGCAATCCAAACGCTGCTCCGCGTCCGGTCGCCACCATGACAGCGGTGGGAACGGCCAGGCCCATAGCGCACGGGCATGCGATTACGAGCACAGTGACAGCCGCGGCAAAGGCCTGCATCGTGCCCGCACCGTGAGCAAAGAATCGCCACGCTCCGAACGTGACGATGGCCAGAGCCAACACGGATGGCACGAAGATGGCGCTGATGCGATCTGCAAGATGCTGAATCGGCGCGCGAGATCCCTGGGCCTCACGCAAGAGCCGTACAATCTGTGCCAGCGTGCTTTCGGCGCCCAGCATGGTGGCACGGTACTGGAGCGACCCACGCTGATTGAGAGTGCCCCCGATAACGCGATCCTGCGTTTCCTTTTCGACGGGCAGCGACTCGCCGGTTAGCATCGACTCGTCCACACTGCTTTTGCCCGAGATGACTTCGCCATCTGTTGGAATGCGCTCGCCAGGACGGACGAGGATGATGTCGCTGCGCTGGATTGCTTCGAGTGGCACATCAGACTCCAGACCTTCTCGGAGCACGCGTGCGGTCTTCGGCTGCAGTTGCACCAGCTTGCGCAGTGCGAGAGCAGTCCGGCCCTTGGCTCGACTTTCCAGAGTGTTGCCAACCAGGACGAGTCCGATGATCAGAATGCCCGCTTCGTAATAAACATCAGGCGCGATGCCGTGCGCGAGGAAAAAGCCCGGCGCCATGGTGTTGGCTGCGGAATAAAGAAATGCGGCACCCGTTCCCAGCGCAACCAGCGTATTCATGTCCGCCGTCTTGTGCAGCAACGCTGACCACGCCTTGACGTAAAATCGACGTCCAGCCCAGCCGATGATGAATACGGAGAGCACAAAAAGGAACCAGCGTATGCTGTTGTCGCTGACGGAATACAGCCATGGCGCCATTTTGCGCAATGCTGGATCGAGGGCCCGCATGGACCAGCTCATGAACGGGTCCTTCATGCTCTGGAGGCCTCCCGCACTCGACATGCTCATCAGCGGCATGGAGGTAACCATGGCGATGACGCCCGCCAGAACACTGACCCAGGCCTTCCAGCGCAACTGTTGATACTCGCGCAGCTGGTCTTCGTCATTCTTCTCCTGTGCGGCGAGAACCGATTCATTCGCTACCGGCAATTCGGCGCCGTAGCCCGTGCTGCGAATCTTCTCGACCAGCCCGGAAGGTGTGATCACCCGCGGATCAAAGGTCACGGTCGCATTGTGCAACATGAGATTGACGGTCGCGTCCTGGACTCCAGACTCACCTGCCAATGTCCTTTGGATAAAAGACTGGCATGCGGCGCAGGTCATGCCCGTGACCGGAATGTTGACCCGTTCGAGAGTGCCAGTCGAAGCGGCATCTCTATCGCTTACGACCCCGTCTTCTAAAGCTTTCGCCATCGATTACTCCCCGAAACCGTCATCAACCCGAGCCGTGAACCCAATGCGATCCACAGCGGCCGTGATCTCGTCTGGTGAGGTTTTTGTGGCGTCGAACTTGATCTGTGCTGAGCCAACTTCCACAGAGTCAACACGAACGCCATCGACCCCGGCAAGCGCATTCGTCACCCGTCGCGCACAAGCTCCGCAGTGCATCCCTTCAATGGAAAGTTTGATTGTGTTTTCCATGCTTTTGATCTCTCCGCTAGTATACATGCCCATACCCCCTTGGGGTATTCAACAATAATCGAGATCAAGACCCTCGCAGCGATTTTATTCCTTCATACCAGTAGGGGGTTGGGGCATCTAAACAGTTGAGCAGATGCAATTGGCAACAGCTGAAGATCCAGTTGCCCGGGTTACTGAGCTCGAAGCGCCTCGACGGGATCAATAGCAGCAGTGCGGCGCGCCGGCAGATAGCTTGCCAGCGCAGCTGCAGCGACCAGAACTACCGGCACAGCGATGAATGTGACCGGGTCGAGCGGGCTGATGCCAAACAATAATGTTTGCATAAGGCGCATGAGTCCGGCTGCTGCACCCAGTCCGACAGCAGTACCGACACCGGTAAGCACCAGCGCTGAGCGAACAAACATCCACGCCAGCTCGCTCTTCTTCGCACCCAGCGCCATGCGGATGCCAATCTCGCGCGTACGCTGAGAAACCGCGTATGAAATCACGCCGTAGATGCCGAGGATGCCGAGAGCGAACGCCATCGTTCCAGCAATGGCCAGCATGACGAGCGTGAACGAGGTACGCGCCATCGACTCGCCGTAGATATCCTGCATCGTTCTGATCGAGTCCACCGCCAGGTTCGAATTCACTGACCAAACGGCCTGCTGCATTTCGTTGATCAAGGCTTGTGTCCCGGCACGATTGCTGCGCATTGCAAAGTAGACGGTGCGCCTGGCATCGAAAGATCCAGGACCGTAGATGTCATGCATCATCGAAGGCCAGTACACGGTTGCGGGCGAGATCTGGTCGACGCCGTTCTCTCGCACATCCTGGACCACCCCGACCACTTCGTGCCATGGCATAGCCGGCCATTCGCGGAACCGTTTGCCGATGGCCGCCTGAGCAGATCCCCATAGCTCGCGAGCAAGGCTCTCAGACAGGATCCCTACCGGCCTGAGGCCGTATATGTCCGTCCACGCGAAATCGCGCCCGGCAACCATTCTTGTGCCCGCGGTATGGAAATAACCCGGCGACACGTAGTTGAACAGGCGCAAGGGAGGCTCTTCGCCTGCATAGTTTTTCCCTTCGATGGTGATTTCGTTCCAGTTCGGTTCAGCTCCACTCGTGGGAACAGAAGCGGCGAAGCCAGCAGAGGCAACGCCAGGAATCGCGGCGAGTTTGTCCTGAATGTCGTTCTGCATCCGCGTGACTATCTGCGGGTCGCGAACCAGCGTCCCCGGAATGGAAATGCGCATCACCTGGAGCGACTCAGGACCAGAGAAGCCCGGATCGACAGTGCGCATCGCATTAAACGTTCGGATCATCAGCACCGCGCTGATGAGCAGCACCAACGCCATGGCTACCTGCGCGACCACCAGCAGGTTGCGTCCACGCTGCCGCTCATGGCTCACGCTCGATGTCCGCACAGCACCACCAAGCAGCGGCACGGATTGCTGCGAAGGCGCATAACGCAGCACAGGAATGGACCCGAACAACAGCCCGGAGAGCACTGACAAGATCACCGTGAATGCGAACGATCGGCCGTCAAGCGAGATCTCACTCAGGCGCGGCAGATTCTCCGGCCCTATCACCGTCAACAGGCGCAGCCCCACATATGCAACTCCCACGCCGACCGCGGCGCCTAACAGGCCCAGCGTCACACTTTCCACCAGCAGCTCGCGCGCAATTCGCCACCTTCCCGCACCCAGCGCGGCGCGCACCGCGAGTTCCTGCTGGCGGGCATCCGCACGAACCAGCAGCAGGTTGGCAACGTTGGTGCACGCGATCAGCATCACCACGCCGATCGTCGCCATCACCACCCACAATACATTGCCCACGCTGCCGACCACTTGGTCCTTCAAAGGTTTAAGCGCAGGCGTGATCTTCCAGGTCAGGTAAAAATACGGATCGATCCCCGGACCGTTCGTCCACGAACCCATCCAGACCATGATCAGACGCGCTACATCGGCGTCGGCCTGCGAGATCGTCACGCCGGGCCGGAGCCGCGCGATGCCGTGGTATGCAAATCCGGCCAGCGACTCGTGTACAGGATCGAATGCCAGCGGCACCAGCAGATCAAAATCGTAATTGACTACCTTGAATCCGCGCGGCATCACACCGGCAATCTCACGCGTTTGTGAATCAACGCTGATGGTGCGTCCCACGACACTCGGATCGCCGCCGAAGCGCCGCTGCCAGTATCCGTAGCTCAACATCACCCGCCGCGCTCCGCGTGGGTCCTGGTCGGCCGCCGTAAGCCATTGCCCGACCGTAGCAGGCACATTGAGTGTCTGGAGAACACCATCAGTGATGAGTGCCGTGTTCACCTGCTCCGGCTGCGCAGTGCCAGTAATAGTTGCTGTACTGGATTGCCATACGCCCACCGATTGGAATGCACGGTTATGCGCGGCAAAGGTGAGATACATCGAGGCCGAGAGGCGTAGTTCATCCCGGAAATCAGCCAGCCCCGGCGCGCCGGGCGCGTTCAGATGTAACGCAACCAATTGCTGCGGCTCAGGGTATGGCAGCGGCCGGATCAGCACGCTGTTCACTACACTGAACACGGCCGTATTCGCTCCGATACCGATCGCCAGCGTGAGCACCACCGTGATCGCGAATCCCGGCGATCTCCCTAGCCGGCGGCACACATGCTTCAAGTCCACCAGCAGCGATTCGAGCCTCTGCCACTGCCATTCTTCACGGCTGCGCTCCTGCATGAGCGTCACATTGCCGAACTCGCGCCGCGCGTTGTGTTCGGCCTCACCTCGCGACATGCCCTCATCCATCAACTCGTCGATCCGCTCGTCGATATGCTCCTGGATGGAGACAGAAATGTCGTCATAGCGGCGCTTCCTGAAGAAATGGGAGAAGAACTGACTGAGACGCGACAATCGACACCTCCTACGCTTTGGCTGCGGCAAGCACGCGGGTAAAACCTGCAAACATCCTCTCGAAACTGACAACCTCACGTTCGAGATGACGAATGCCTGCATCCGTGAGACGGTAAATCCGCGTTGGTCGACCCTTGGCCGAGGTCCCAGTCTCAGCTTCCAGCAAGCCTTCCTTGAGCATTCGCTGCAACGCCGGATACAGCGAGCCTTCTTCCACCTGCAGCAGGTCATCAGAAACCTGCTTGATGTGTTTCACCAGCGCATATCCGTGCATGGGTTTCAGCCGCAACGATTGGAGAATCATGATCTCCAATGCGCCGGGGAAAAGATCACGATGTTCAGAATTCTTCGCCATTCCAAGAAGTATAGACTCAAAATACCTATTTCAGAAATAGGTACAGAGGCACTCATTCCGTCTCATCAAGAACCGATGTAGCTTGCGCTGAAGACGGTCTTCGGGCCGGGCCTGCCGTTCGACTGCGCTGAGCTATTGGCTTTCGATGTAAAGCACAACTTCGGGATGAGCTATGATTATTAATTGCCCTTCGACCAGTTTTTCGATCCCAACCGCCTGACGAAGGGCTGGTCGCTCTCCGGCATCACCCGCCTTGCGTCCATTGGCACTCGTCTCTGCTCACT
This genomic window contains:
- a CDS encoding heavy metal translocating P-type ATPase, whose protein sequence is MAKALEDGVVSDRDAASTGTLERVNIPVTGMTCAACQSFIQRTLAGESGVQDATVNLMLHNATVTFDPRVITPSGLVEKIRSTGYGAELPVANESVLAAQEKNDEDQLREYQQLRWKAWVSVLAGVIAMVTSMPLMSMSSAGGLQSMKDPFMSWSMRALDPALRKMAPWLYSVSDNSIRWFLFVLSVFIIGWAGRRFYVKAWSALLHKTADMNTLVALGTGAAFLYSAANTMAPGFFLAHGIAPDVYYEAGILIIGLVLVGNTLESRAKGRTALALRKLVQLQPKTARVLREGLESDVPLEAIQRSDIILVRPGERIPTDGEVISGKSSVDESMLTGESLPVEKETQDRVIGGTLNQRGSLQYRATMLGAESTLAQIVRLLREAQGSRAPIQHLADRISAIFVPSVLALAIVTFGAWRFFAHGAGTMQAFAAAVTVLVIACPCAMGLAVPTAVMVATGRGAAFGLLIKGGEALQRLEKIDTVVLDKTGTITAGRPEVTKVVLSPSSSFSQDRVLSVAAALERASEHPLGEAVVRHATQNGLTLQRPEEFESLTGQGVVGIVEGHAALIGNVKLMQGHSVSVAPLTRAADEAAEQGRTPLWVSIDGELAGMIVVADTVKPTSIEAIRRLHREGLHVVMLTGDNERTAHVIAREVGVDDVIAGVLPQGKVDAIRRLQEQRRSVAMVGDGVNDAPALAQAEVGITMATGSDVAMEAGDVTLMRSDLNGVAAAIALSRGTMRVMRQNLFWALAYNVIGIPIAAGVLYPVCGLLLSPVLASAAMAFSSFSVVTNSLRLSRLKLT
- a CDS encoding heavy-metal-associated domain-containing protein → MENTIKLSIEGMHCGACARRVTNALAGVDGVRVDSVEVGSAQIKFDATKTSPDEITAAVDRIGFTARVDDGFGE
- a CDS encoding ABC transporter permease: MSRLSQFFSHFFRKRRYDDISVSIQEHIDERIDELMDEGMSRGEAEHNARREFGNVTLMQERSREEWQWQRLESLLVDLKHVCRRLGRSPGFAITVVLTLAIGIGANTAVFSVVNSVLIRPLPYPEPQQLVALHLNAPGAPGLADFRDELRLSASMYLTFAAHNRAFQSVGVWQSSTATITGTAQPEQVNTALITDGVLQTLNVPATVGQWLTAADQDPRGARRVMLSYGYWQRRFGGDPSVVGRTISVDSQTREIAGVMPRGFKVVNYDFDLLVPLAFDPVHESLAGFAYHGIARLRPGVTISQADADVARLIMVWMGSWTNGPGIDPYFYLTWKITPALKPLKDQVVGSVGNVLWVVMATIGVVMLIACTNVANLLLVRADARQQELAVRAALGAGRWRIARELLVESVTLGLLGAAVGVGVAYVGLRLLTVIGPENLPRLSEISLDGRSFAFTVILSVLSGLLFGSIPVLRYAPSQQSVPLLGGAVRTSSVSHERQRGRNLLVVAQVAMALVLLISAVLMIRTFNAMRTVDPGFSGPESLQVMRISIPGTLVRDPQIVTRMQNDIQDKLAAIPGVASAGFAASVPTSGAEPNWNEITIEGKNYAGEEPPLRLFNYVSPGYFHTAGTRMVAGRDFAWTDIYGLRPVGILSESLARELWGSAQAAIGKRFREWPAMPWHEVVGVVQDVRENGVDQISPATVYWPSMMHDIYGPGSFDARRTVYFAMRSNRAGTQALINEMQQAVWSVNSNLAVDSIRTMQDIYGESMARTSFTLVMLAIAGTMAFALGILGIYGVISYAVSQRTREIGIRMALGAKKSELAWMFVRSALVLTGVGTAVGLGAAAGLMRLMQTLLFGISPLDPVTFIAVPVVLVAAAALASYLPARRTAAIDPVEALRAQ
- a CDS encoding PadR family transcriptional regulator; protein product: MAKNSEHRDLFPGALEIMILQSLRLKPMHGYALVKHIKQVSDDLLQVEEGSLYPALQRMLKEGLLEAETGTSAKGRPTRIYRLTDAGIRHLEREVVSFERMFAGFTRVLAAAKA